The Mesorhizobium sp. CAU 1732 genome includes a region encoding these proteins:
- a CDS encoding enoyl-CoA hydratase/isomerase family protein: MTYNTILFERDATDAFATITLNRPDKLNAMDGELLDELDAAVRRAVADPAINALIITGSGRAFTTGYDLNSDDFELDVEGWRDNIAANCERLLTIWQAPIPIVAAVNGYALAGGLELMMCCDLAVAAEDARFGEPEVRHASAPPSLAMPWLVPMRHTRMLMYTGDLIDAREAHRIHLVNSVVPAQDLKRVTEALARKLARMPLPAIKFAKAALNHQQLAAGFQTSFDFNRETTATLHATNEGRRWMRMLKEMPLSQFLKIREEPFADLDRAQATETRKG, translated from the coding sequence ATGACCTACAACACGATCCTGTTCGAGCGCGATGCGACCGACGCCTTCGCCACGATCACGCTCAACCGGCCGGACAAGCTCAACGCCATGGATGGCGAATTGCTCGATGAACTGGATGCGGCTGTCCGCCGGGCGGTCGCCGATCCCGCCATCAATGCGCTGATCATCACGGGGTCCGGACGCGCATTCACCACGGGCTACGATCTCAATTCCGACGATTTCGAACTCGACGTGGAAGGTTGGCGCGACAACATTGCCGCCAATTGCGAGAGGCTCCTGACGATCTGGCAGGCACCGATACCCATCGTCGCCGCCGTAAACGGGTATGCGCTGGCGGGCGGGCTGGAGTTGATGATGTGCTGTGATCTGGCGGTCGCGGCCGAGGATGCGCGCTTTGGCGAACCCGAAGTGCGCCATGCATCTGCGCCGCCTTCGCTTGCGATGCCGTGGCTGGTGCCCATGCGTCACACGCGCATGCTTATGTACACGGGCGATCTGATCGATGCGCGGGAGGCTCATCGCATCCATCTCGTGAACAGCGTCGTGCCCGCCCAGGACCTCAAGCGGGTGACGGAAGCGCTCGCGAGAAAATTGGCCCGCATGCCGTTGCCGGCAATCAAATTCGCCAAGGCCGCGCTCAACCATCAGCAGCTTGCCGCAGGGTTCCAGACCTCCTTCGACTTCAATCGCGAGACGACCGCGACACTCCACGCCACCAATGAGGGGCGGCGTTGGATGCGGATGCTGAAGGAAATGCCGCTCTCGCAGTTCCTGAAAATCCGCGAAGAGCCTTTTGCAGATCTCGATCGCGCCCAGGCCACCGAAACCCGGAAAGGCTGA
- a CDS encoding energy-coupling factor transporter ATPase → MTGNAVQPDPEVAVRISNLSFSYRGAAELALDDLTLDIRPGEFVVIMGPSGAGKSTLCQTFNGLIPHLTRGQMHGTVQIAGNSTLESTVGAMARHVGMVFQDFEAQLFSTNVTLEVAFAPENFGMDRAEIRRRVVKSLDEVHLTGFEKRQPATLSGGQKQRLAIASVLASSPSVICLDEPTTDLDPVGKQEVFEIANKLCSQNVTLVVVEHETPEALMATRVILMCDGRVLEDGPAEQVLRKVELFRRIRAMPLQIPDLFSSLGYEADDRPLTVEAGVAEYEKGSLRIDAARLGARLTLEHVRQESYGEPVVEIAGLSHRYDTGLVAVKDVSCTIRRGEFIAVLGQNGSGKTTMIKHLNGLLRPSQGKVAVVGLDTATSSVLELGAHIGYVFQNPDHQIFSDTVFDEIAFGLRKRKFAEDVIAERVTEALRSVGLEGFEAEDPFALTKGQRQRVAVASVLAIRPEVLILDEPTTGLDYHEQRGMMEMIKGLNEAGSTIIIVTHAMWVVCEFAHRVLVMKDGCLVKDGATREVFAQEHDLSDVALRPPPIVSLGNRLGHTVLTVEEMRAVTEGGAAR, encoded by the coding sequence ATGACTGGAAACGCAGTGCAACCCGACCCGGAGGTTGCTGTCCGCATCAGCAATCTGAGTTTCAGTTATCGGGGCGCTGCCGAGCTGGCGCTCGATGATCTGACGCTGGATATCAGACCGGGTGAGTTCGTGGTCATCATGGGACCGTCGGGAGCCGGGAAGAGCACGCTGTGCCAGACGTTCAATGGCCTTATTCCACACCTGACGCGCGGACAGATGCATGGGACCGTTCAAATTGCCGGCAATTCGACCCTTGAGAGCACGGTCGGCGCAATGGCGCGCCATGTCGGCATGGTCTTTCAGGATTTCGAGGCGCAGCTCTTTTCCACCAACGTGACGCTGGAGGTGGCGTTCGCTCCCGAGAACTTCGGCATGGACCGCGCCGAGATCAGGCGGCGGGTGGTCAAGTCTCTCGATGAGGTGCATCTGACCGGCTTCGAGAAGCGCCAGCCCGCCACGCTGTCCGGCGGACAGAAGCAGCGTCTCGCCATCGCCTCCGTGCTGGCTTCCAGCCCTTCCGTCATCTGCCTCGACGAGCCTACCACCGACCTGGATCCTGTCGGCAAGCAGGAAGTGTTCGAGATCGCCAACAAGCTGTGCAGCCAGAATGTCACGCTTGTCGTGGTCGAGCACGAAACGCCGGAAGCACTCATGGCGACGCGCGTGATCCTGATGTGCGACGGTCGCGTGCTTGAAGACGGGCCTGCCGAGCAGGTGCTGCGCAAGGTCGAGCTGTTCCGCCGCATCCGGGCGATGCCCCTGCAAATCCCGGATCTGTTTTCAAGTCTCGGTTATGAAGCCGATGATCGGCCGCTGACGGTAGAGGCAGGCGTGGCGGAATACGAAAAGGGCAGCCTGCGAATCGACGCTGCGCGTCTGGGCGCACGTCTGACGCTCGAGCATGTCCGCCAGGAGAGCTATGGCGAGCCGGTGGTCGAGATCGCCGGATTGTCGCATCGCTACGATACGGGCCTTGTGGCGGTAAAGGACGTCTCCTGCACGATCCGTCGCGGCGAGTTCATCGCCGTCCTTGGTCAGAACGGCTCCGGCAAGACAACGATGATCAAGCATCTGAACGGCCTGCTTCGACCGTCACAGGGGAAGGTAGCCGTTGTCGGGCTCGATACCGCCACGTCGAGCGTGCTCGAGCTTGGCGCCCACATCGGCTACGTCTTCCAGAACCCGGACCATCAGATATTTTCCGATACGGTCTTCGACGAGATCGCCTTCGGCCTGCGCAAGCGCAAATTCGCCGAAGACGTCATCGCCGAGCGGGTCACCGAGGCGCTGCGTTCCGTGGGGCTCGAAGGGTTCGAGGCCGAGGACCCGTTTGCGCTCACCAAGGGGCAGCGCCAGCGGGTCGCGGTGGCCTCGGTGCTGGCGATACGGCCAGAGGTTCTGATCCTCGACGAGCCCACGACAGGCCTCGACTATCACGAGCAGCGTGGAATGATGGAAATGATCAAGGGCCTCAACGAGGCCGGTTCGACCATCATCATCGTCACCCACGCCATGTGGGTGGTGTGCGAGTTCGCCCATCGCGTCCTGGTCATGAAGGATGGCTGCCTCGTCAAGGACGGGGCGACGCGAGAGGTCTTCGCCCAGGAGCATGACCTAAGTGACGTGGCGCTGCGTCCACCCCCGATCGTCTCGCTTGGCAATCGGCTGGGGCACACGGTGCTGACGGTGGAGGAAATGCGTGCGGTGACCGAGGGAGGAGCGGCGCGATGA
- a CDS encoding Tm-1-like ATP-binding domain-containing protein — MPNVVLLGTLDTKGVEYDFLRRALSRRGIDTTLIDAGVLGRPPFDPDVERGAVAKAGGGDVAALIAGNDRGAAVEIMSKGATEIIRGLHEAGKLDGILGLGGTGGTTLITAAMRGLPVGVPKLMVSTVASGDTRDYVGATDITMMYSVVDIAGINKISRRILDNAAGAIAGMVAQDHEGEQEDGEQKSLIGATMFGVTTPCVQRARERLEEKGYEVLVFHATGTGGQSMEALVAADLLTAVLDVTTTELADELVGGVFSAGPDRLTAAAKAGVPQVVSLGALDMVNFGGWDTVPNKFRDRNLYKHNASITLMRTTPQECAELGKRLAQRLSDGSGPRIVLVPLKGISLIATEGQPFHDPAADAALIGALKDNLAPEVTLREYDMDINDPAFADALVDALEEVVAIKTLEGSKNGR; from the coding sequence ATGCCCAATGTAGTCCTGCTGGGTACGCTTGATACCAAGGGCGTGGAATACGACTTTCTCCGGCGCGCATTGTCGCGCCGGGGGATCGATACGACACTTATCGACGCCGGGGTACTGGGCCGGCCGCCCTTCGATCCCGACGTGGAACGGGGTGCAGTCGCCAAGGCCGGAGGTGGTGATGTCGCGGCGCTTATCGCGGGAAACGACCGGGGTGCCGCCGTCGAAATCATGAGCAAGGGAGCGACGGAGATCATTCGCGGACTTCATGAAGCCGGCAAGCTCGACGGCATTCTGGGTCTGGGTGGAACGGGCGGTACGACGTTGATCACCGCGGCAATGCGCGGCCTGCCCGTCGGCGTGCCAAAACTCATGGTCTCGACCGTCGCGTCGGGTGACACGCGCGACTATGTTGGCGCGACCGATATCACCATGATGTATTCGGTGGTGGACATCGCCGGCATCAACAAGATCTCCCGCCGCATCCTCGACAATGCCGCCGGCGCCATCGCCGGCATGGTTGCGCAGGATCATGAAGGCGAGCAGGAGGATGGCGAGCAAAAGTCATTGATCGGCGCGACCATGTTCGGCGTGACGACACCGTGCGTGCAAAGAGCGCGCGAGCGGCTGGAAGAGAAGGGCTATGAAGTCCTCGTCTTCCACGCCACTGGAACCGGAGGTCAGTCGATGGAGGCGCTCGTCGCGGCCGACTTGCTGACGGCGGTGCTCGACGTGACGACGACGGAACTGGCCGACGAACTTGTCGGCGGCGTCTTTTCCGCGGGGCCTGACCGGCTGACCGCAGCGGCAAAGGCTGGGGTGCCGCAGGTCGTCAGCCTGGGCGCTCTCGACATGGTCAATTTCGGCGGCTGGGACACGGTTCCCAACAAGTTTCGCGACCGTAATCTCTACAAGCACAATGCGTCGATCACCTTGATGCGCACCACGCCGCAGGAATGTGCCGAACTTGGCAAACGGCTTGCCCAACGGCTTTCGGACGGCAGCGGCCCACGGATCGTGCTCGTTCCTCTGAAAGGCATCTCGCTGATCGCGACCGAGGGGCAGCCGTTCCACGATCCGGCGGCGGACGCCGCCCTGATCGGAGCGCTGAAGGACAATCTGGCGCCTGAAGTCACGCTTCGCGAATACGACATGGACATCAACGATCCAGCCTTTGCCGACGCCCTCGTCGATGCGCTGGAGGAGGTAGTCGCCATCAAGACATTGGAAGGAAGCAAGAATGGTCGATAG
- a CDS encoding ABC transporter permease codes for MSDIAQSPSQAAFESDDQAADLFRARARRLTMRRRVLPVVTILVLVLIWEAGVRYFEVPNFIAPAPSAVFATLWSRFPMFMENLAPTALQALAGYVIGNLAAVAVATTFVYRPTAEEAFFPLAVMMNTVPTVAKAPILVLLLGNGMEPKVAIAALICFFPTLVNMTRGLRAVSSQQLELMRILSASEREVFTKLRLKNAMPYLFAALKITAPSAVIGSIVAEWIGSTRGIGALIIEATYNYDSVLLYATIIVGATFSAAFFGVVSLFERHFLKWNDRANQ; via the coding sequence ATGAGCGATATAGCCCAAAGCCCCTCGCAAGCCGCTTTCGAATCCGACGATCAGGCGGCCGATCTTTTCCGTGCGAGAGCACGCCGCCTGACCATGCGCCGCCGTGTCCTGCCCGTCGTCACCATCCTTGTGCTGGTGCTGATCTGGGAGGCGGGAGTACGATATTTCGAGGTGCCGAACTTCATCGCGCCGGCTCCGAGCGCAGTCTTTGCCACGCTCTGGTCCCGTTTTCCGATGTTCATGGAGAACCTCGCTCCAACCGCGTTGCAGGCGCTGGCCGGTTATGTGATCGGCAATCTCGCCGCCGTCGCGGTTGCAACGACCTTCGTCTATCGCCCGACTGCCGAGGAGGCTTTCTTTCCGCTCGCCGTGATGATGAACACCGTGCCGACGGTCGCCAAAGCACCGATACTCGTGCTTCTCCTTGGGAATGGAATGGAGCCGAAGGTCGCGATCGCCGCGTTGATATGCTTCTTTCCGACGCTGGTGAACATGACGCGCGGCCTGCGCGCGGTATCCAGCCAGCAACTCGAGCTGATGCGTATCCTCTCGGCCTCCGAGCGGGAGGTGTTCACCAAGCTGCGGCTAAAAAACGCGATGCCGTACCTCTTCGCGGCCTTGAAGATCACGGCGCCGTCAGCGGTGATCGGCTCAATCGTGGCGGAATGGATCGGCAGCACGCGCGGCATAGGCGCGCTCATCATCGAGGCGACCTACAACTACGATTCCGTCCTGCTCTACGCGACTATCATCGTCGGGGCGACCTTCTCGGCCGCCTTCTTCGGCGTGGTCAGCCTGTTCGAACGCCACTTCCTCAAGTGGAACGACCGCGCCAACCAATAG
- a CDS encoding TIM barrel protein, producing MSQLTMLSSMADQDFTASLRKHVEWNIEWLDLRDAIYGKRLFALSEEESRQAKAEIDAAGLKVYCFSTAIFLDDIENGEAHFRERHLEQLQTILPAARIIQPKIIRVLAASMSGREDGRSSMETISDRHPWVIDVYREAVDRIADAGFQPTIENEAKGCFLADPDEFHDFFNRLDRKDVGLTWDVQNHWANGVFPSLEVYNRLKPLMRYYHAKGGRAGDDGRTLAWNVALEEASWPVVEITRQVVADGVSPVICLNPPQHGDYVDGYDYGAVAKRDLDFLRARVTGLS from the coding sequence ATGTCGCAACTAACCATGCTGAGTTCGATGGCCGATCAGGACTTCACGGCATCGCTGCGCAAGCATGTCGAATGGAATATCGAATGGCTCGACCTGCGTGACGCCATCTATGGAAAGCGGCTGTTCGCCCTGAGCGAAGAGGAGTCGCGGCAGGCGAAAGCCGAGATCGATGCGGCAGGGCTCAAGGTCTACTGCTTCTCGACGGCCATCTTCCTCGATGACATCGAAAACGGCGAGGCGCATTTCCGCGAGCGCCATCTGGAGCAGTTGCAGACTATCCTTCCCGCGGCCCGCATCATCCAGCCGAAGATCATCCGTGTTCTGGCGGCGTCGATGAGTGGCCGCGAAGACGGCCGCAGTTCGATGGAGACGATCTCCGATCGTCACCCATGGGTCATCGATGTGTATCGCGAGGCGGTCGATCGCATCGCCGACGCCGGGTTCCAGCCAACCATCGAGAACGAGGCGAAGGGTTGCTTCCTCGCCGACCCGGACGAATTCCACGACTTCTTCAATCGGCTTGACCGCAAAGACGTCGGCCTGACCTGGGACGTCCAGAATCATTGGGCAAACGGTGTCTTTCCATCGCTCGAAGTCTATAACCGCTTGAAGCCGCTGATGCGCTACTATCACGCCAAGGGCGGGCGGGCCGGCGATGACGGCCGCACGCTGGCGTGGAACGTTGCCCTTGAGGAGGCGAGCTGGCCGGTGGTCGAGATCACCCGGCAGGTAGTCGCCGACGGTGTCTCGCCGGTGATCTGCCTCAACCCACCGCAACATGGCGACTATGTCGACGGCTACGACTACGGGGCCGTCGCCAAGCGCGATCTCGATTTCCTGCGCGCCCGCGTCACCGGCCTCTCGTAA
- a CDS encoding phosphoenolpyruvate hydrolase family protein gives MVDRNTALGRLRRQIAEKRPIVGAGAGTGLSAKCAEAGGADLIIIYNSGRYRMAGRGSLAGLMPYGDANAIVMEMAGEVLTIVKDTPVLAGVCGTDPFRRMPVFLRQIADAGFTGVQNFPTVGLIDGTFRQNLEETGMGFDLEIEMIAMAHQVGLMTSPYVFDPDQAVAMTRAGADVIVAHMGLTTSGSIGAHTALTLEESVERVQAIRDAAHAVRDDVIVLCHGGPIASPADSAFVLQRTKGVVGFFGASSMERLPTEIAITENMREFKAVTFA, from the coding sequence ATGGTCGATAGAAATACCGCGCTCGGTCGGCTGCGCCGGCAGATCGCCGAGAAGCGACCCATCGTGGGCGCGGGTGCCGGAACGGGCCTTTCCGCAAAATGTGCGGAGGCAGGCGGCGCCGACCTCATCATCATCTACAATTCCGGCCGCTACCGGATGGCTGGGCGTGGATCGCTTGCAGGGTTGATGCCTTACGGCGACGCCAATGCGATCGTCATGGAGATGGCTGGCGAGGTGCTGACCATCGTCAAGGACACGCCGGTTCTCGCAGGCGTCTGCGGCACCGACCCGTTCCGGCGCATGCCCGTGTTTCTGCGGCAGATCGCTGACGCCGGTTTCACGGGCGTCCAGAATTTTCCGACGGTCGGCCTGATCGACGGGACGTTCCGTCAGAACCTGGAGGAGACCGGCATGGGCTTCGATCTCGAGATCGAGATGATCGCGATGGCGCACCAGGTCGGGCTGATGACCTCGCCCTATGTCTTCGACCCTGATCAGGCGGTCGCCATGACCAGGGCGGGCGCCGACGTGATCGTCGCCCATATGGGATTGACGACGTCCGGTTCGATCGGCGCGCACACGGCGCTGACGCTTGAGGAATCCGTCGAGCGCGTACAGGCGATCCGGGACGCCGCACATGCGGTGCGCGATGATGTGATCGTCCTTTGCCATGGCGGCCCGATCGCCTCGCCTGCCGATTCAGCCTTCGTGCTGCAGCGGACGAAGGGCGTTGTCGGCTTTTTCGGCGCGTCGAGCATGGAGCGCCTGCCGACCGAGATCGCCATCACCGAGAACATGAGGGAATTCAAGGCGGTTACGTTCGCCTGA
- a CDS encoding TIM barrel protein has product MTSQLTILNSMADPDFDRALQIHRDWGLHWLDLRDGIYGNWVAALDIETAKRAKEAIDKNGLDVFCMSTSTFFEEVEKGEALFREKHLGKLTHLIELGKIFQPTVLRLIAAQLPSRQEGENSIELIKSKYPWVFDVYREAIDRVVDAGLRPTIENEAFKCMLSQADEMVEFFAELDRSDSVALTWDVQNQWATGVFPTVEVYETLKPLIQYYHVKGGQHEGDSKALRWNVALEDAHWPVVEITKRVVADGVSPVICINPTQHGENKPDYDYSTVVKRDIDFLRSQVPGVE; this is encoded by the coding sequence GTGACCAGTCAATTGACGATACTGAATTCGATGGCGGATCCCGATTTCGATCGCGCCCTGCAAATCCATCGCGACTGGGGCCTGCATTGGCTGGATCTGCGTGACGGCATCTACGGCAACTGGGTCGCCGCGCTCGACATCGAGACCGCGAAACGCGCCAAGGAGGCCATCGACAAGAATGGTCTCGACGTCTTCTGCATGTCGACCAGCACGTTCTTTGAAGAGGTGGAAAAAGGCGAGGCACTCTTCCGCGAGAAGCACCTCGGCAAACTCACCCATCTGATCGAGCTGGGGAAGATTTTCCAGCCGACGGTGCTCCGTCTCATCGCGGCGCAGCTCCCTTCGCGTCAGGAAGGCGAAAACTCCATCGAGCTCATCAAGAGCAAATATCCTTGGGTATTCGACGTCTATCGCGAGGCGATCGACCGCGTCGTCGATGCGGGATTGCGACCGACCATCGAGAACGAAGCGTTCAAATGCATGCTGTCGCAAGCCGACGAAATGGTCGAGTTCTTCGCGGAGCTCGATCGCTCAGACAGCGTGGCGCTGACATGGGATGTCCAGAACCAGTGGGCAACGGGCGTGTTCCCGACGGTCGAGGTTTACGAAACGCTGAAGCCGCTGATCCAATATTACCACGTTAAAGGCGGCCAGCACGAAGGCGACAGCAAGGCGCTGCGCTGGAACGTCGCCCTGGAAGACGCGCACTGGCCGGTCGTCGAGATCACCAAGCGGGTCGTCGCCGACGGTGTCTCGCCGGTGATCTGCATAAACCCCACGCAGCATGGCGAGAACAAGCCGGACTACGACTACTCGACCGTCGTCAAGCGTGACATCGATTTTCTTCGCAGCCAGGTACCCGGAGTCGAATAA
- a CDS encoding QueT transporter family protein yields the protein MTEVFTMWRHTNMIVLTALCAAIYAAVLIPFQSIPIIPGHVSFRIAGVLPIALGLMFGPAGAWGAAIGNLIGDFFGTLSPGAVGGFVSNFMTAFMAYKLWSVLSPANDLDVSLNSFQKLVRFETIAVLKAFGTVVMLTWWVCLLLRLAPPHAYATAVLISNLVAPVIGGPFVLKILQPRIKKWGLLWTDIMKPEEVSAGFMPKLGLIFLVIGSLGGGAALFWSLFMSGLNVGDPIVRFLPLPFIILQILGAIMIGARNQIEAAQHEDRLAANAAPAMPRPNSA from the coding sequence ATGACCGAAGTCTTCACAATGTGGCGTCACACGAACATGATCGTGCTGACCGCACTCTGCGCGGCGATCTACGCGGCGGTACTGATCCCATTCCAAAGCATTCCAATTATTCCGGGCCACGTCTCGTTCCGCATCGCCGGGGTCCTGCCGATCGCGCTGGGACTGATGTTCGGTCCCGCCGGCGCCTGGGGCGCGGCGATCGGCAATCTGATCGGCGATTTCTTCGGCACCCTCAGCCCGGGTGCTGTCGGCGGCTTCGTTTCGAACTTCATGACCGCGTTCATGGCCTACAAGCTGTGGAGCGTCCTGAGCCCGGCCAATGATCTGGATGTCTCGCTGAACTCCTTCCAAAAGCTGGTTCGCTTCGAGACCATCGCCGTCCTGAAGGCGTTCGGCACTGTCGTGATGCTGACCTGGTGGGTCTGCCTCCTGCTGCGGCTGGCGCCGCCGCATGCCTATGCGACCGCCGTCCTGATCAGCAACCTCGTGGCACCAGTCATCGGAGGCCCCTTCGTTCTGAAGATTCTGCAGCCGCGGATCAAGAAGTGGGGCCTGCTGTGGACCGACATCATGAAGCCGGAGGAAGTCTCGGCTGGCTTCATGCCTAAGCTCGGCCTGATCTTCCTCGTCATCGGTTCGCTGGGCGGTGGCGCGGCGCTGTTCTGGTCGCTGTTCATGTCCGGTCTGAATGTCGGCGATCCGATCGTCCGGTTCCTCCCCTTACCGTTCATCATCCTCCAGATCCTGGGCGCCATCATGATCGGTGCGCGTAACCAGATCGAGGCGGCGCAGCATGAGGATCGACTGGCAGCGAATGCGGCACCGGCAATGCCGCGCCCGAACTCTGCCTGA
- a CDS encoding energy-coupling factor transporter transmembrane component T: MNVYLYLDRDTFMHRLDPRTKVILLLVSFILAFAFDDPVYTFGVLVVELIVVTLAGAWANVRRLWKLLVIIAVVTAALFAVSTPGETPLFWIVERESLLYGLSVAFRLNILIIAGLVFLSTTSNEEIALALVRFGVPYRISFAVSTALRLVPTILGTALVITQAQRSRGHDVDSGSIFARIRKFTPIVIPIFVSSIRSTQIFAMALESKGFNAGGERTFFLNPRFGRIDAVTVAVSVLVLAIAFWLRFSGLGGLEGFYG; the protein is encoded by the coding sequence ATGAACGTCTACCTCTATCTCGACCGCGACACCTTCATGCACCGTCTCGATCCGCGCACGAAGGTGATCCTCCTGCTGGTCAGCTTCATCCTGGCCTTCGCCTTCGACGATCCGGTCTATACGTTCGGCGTGCTCGTCGTCGAACTGATCGTCGTCACGCTCGCGGGTGCCTGGGCGAATGTTCGCCGCCTCTGGAAACTCCTTGTCATCATCGCGGTGGTTACCGCAGCTTTGTTCGCGGTTTCGACGCCCGGAGAGACTCCGCTTTTCTGGATCGTCGAGCGCGAAAGCCTCCTCTACGGCCTGTCCGTGGCGTTCAGACTGAACATCCTCATCATCGCCGGTCTCGTCTTCCTGTCGACTACCTCCAACGAGGAGATCGCGCTGGCTCTGGTGCGCTTCGGAGTGCCCTACCGCATCAGCTTCGCGGTCTCGACCGCGCTGAGGCTCGTGCCGACGATCCTGGGCACGGCATTGGTCATCACGCAGGCCCAGCGATCGCGCGGCCACGACGTCGATTCGGGAAGCATATTCGCCCGCATCCGCAAGTTCACGCCGATCGTCATTCCGATCTTCGTGTCGTCCATCCGGTCGACACAGATCTTCGCCATGGCGCTTGAATCGAAGGGCTTCAACGCCGGTGGCGAACGCACGTTCTTCCTCAATCCGCGCTTTGGCCGGATCGATGCGGTGACTGTCGCCGTCAGCGTGCTCGTACTGGCGATTGCTTTCTGGCTTCGTTTCTCGGGCCTGGGAGGGCTCGAGGGTTTCTATGGGTAG
- a CDS encoding AMP-binding protein: MATMSTATTTGPSPSAISISCAPASPASRNVRTWPQRVGERQDDIRALPSRLPGFAPPALDIRHLSDGEIGLRSPIPFPDHVELLTARMRVWASSRPAHPMIAERSPSGWNSVAYGQAWERTGAIAEGLLSLGLGADRPLLIGGEPSVDQALLRFAALRAGVPFVPLSPALFRHGAHERLKQIAGVVRPGLLVLSRACLDGCSPDLWAAEVETRVFGTPSFDALAKTGLSRLPVAERAIGLDDLAAIFLTSGSTGMPKMVMVTHRMISANQIGYELVWPWLTEGPPVILDWLPWHHTFGGNDNLHKAIWHGGTYHIDNGHPADPQGVARTVRNIIDIAPTVHLNVPKGLAAIVGMLESDAQFRARFFERLRVIFFAGAGLSPHIWNRLRKLVAEVNDARPHPVALVSGYGSTETGSTVSLVHFEIDHPHLVGLPLPGLDLRLVPEGDKTELRVRGANVTPGYWKDPERTTAAFDAQGYFRTGDAMKLTRRGDPVISLIFDGRVADDFKLSNGSWVSVGPLRLALLARLGDAVTDILVTTDGDRLGLVVMGSHDSAALTRITSGLRAHNAASPASTTRIARAICDARPLSPALGEINDKGQANMRLALQNRTPLVADLFADPVRTGVIDLTQDRRKAP, translated from the coding sequence ATGGCGACTATGTCGACGGCTACGACTACGGGGCCGTCGCCAAGCGCGATCTCGATTTCCTGCGCGCCCGCGTCACCGGCCTCTCGTAACGTGAGGACATGGCCACAACGCGTCGGTGAACGGCAGGACGACATAAGGGCCCTGCCGTCCCGACTTCCAGGGTTCGCACCCCCAGCCCTCGACATCCGCCACCTCAGCGATGGTGAGATCGGACTGCGCTCGCCGATCCCGTTTCCCGATCATGTTGAGTTGCTGACTGCTCGCATGCGCGTATGGGCTTCAAGCCGCCCGGCCCATCCGATGATCGCCGAGCGTTCGCCGAGTGGCTGGAACAGTGTTGCCTACGGCCAAGCCTGGGAAAGGACGGGAGCAATCGCCGAGGGGCTGCTGAGTCTTGGGCTCGGCGCTGACCGACCCCTGTTGATTGGCGGGGAACCATCTGTCGATCAGGCGCTGTTGCGGTTTGCTGCGTTGCGTGCCGGCGTCCCTTTCGTGCCCCTCTCACCGGCCCTTTTTCGACATGGCGCACACGAACGGCTGAAACAGATCGCCGGTGTCGTGCGGCCGGGCCTTCTGGTTCTTTCCCGAGCATGCCTCGATGGCTGTTCGCCCGATCTTTGGGCTGCTGAGGTCGAGACCCGCGTGTTCGGCACGCCGTCCTTCGATGCTCTTGCGAAAACCGGGCTGTCGAGACTGCCGGTCGCCGAACGGGCGATCGGCCTCGATGACCTCGCCGCAATATTTCTGACATCCGGTTCCACCGGAATGCCCAAGATGGTGATGGTCACCCACAGGATGATCTCCGCCAACCAGATCGGCTACGAGCTTGTGTGGCCGTGGCTGACCGAGGGCCCGCCGGTGATCCTCGACTGGCTGCCATGGCACCACACCTTCGGCGGCAACGACAATCTCCACAAGGCGATCTGGCACGGTGGGACCTACCACATCGACAACGGACACCCCGCCGACCCGCAGGGCGTGGCGCGCACCGTCCGCAACATCATCGACATCGCGCCGACCGTTCATCTCAACGTGCCCAAAGGTCTGGCCGCGATCGTCGGAATGCTGGAAAGCGACGCGCAGTTTCGCGCCCGCTTCTTTGAGCGGCTGCGGGTCATCTTCTTCGCCGGCGCGGGGCTTAGCCCGCACATCTGGAACCGGCTGCGGAAACTCGTCGCAGAGGTTAACGACGCGCGACCGCACCCTGTCGCGCTGGTGTCCGGCTACGGCTCCACCGAGACAGGCTCGACCGTTTCCCTCGTTCATTTCGAGATAGACCACCCGCACCTCGTCGGTCTCCCGCTTCCCGGCCTCGATCTGCGGCTAGTGCCCGAAGGCGACAAGACAGAACTGCGCGTCCGCGGAGCCAACGTGACACCGGGCTACTGGAAGGACCCCGAGCGGACGACGGCGGCGTTTGATGCGCAGGGCTATTTTCGGACGGGCGATGCGATGAAACTGACGCGCCGTGGCGACCCGGTGATCTCGCTGATCTTCGACGGGCGCGTCGCGGATGATTTCAAGCTTTCGAATGGAAGCTGGGTCTCGGTCGGCCCGCTGCGCCTGGCACTCCTGGCTCGCCTCGGGGACGCCGTCACCGACATCCTCGTCACCACCGATGGCGACCGCCTCGGACTGGTGGTGATGGGATCGCACGATTCTGCCGCGCTCACCCGGATCACCAGCGGGCTGCGCGCTCACAACGCGGCATCCCCCGCATCGACCACGCGGATAGCCCGGGCGATCTGCGACGCCCGCCCTCTGTCTCCGGCCCTGGGCGAAATCAACGACAAAGGGCAGGCAAACATGCGGCTCGCGCTGCAGAACCGTACGCCGCTCGTAGCAGACCTCTTCGCCGATCCGGTGCGGACCGGCGTCATCGATCTCACCCAAGACCGCAGGAAAGCCCCATGA